One region of Dysidea avara chromosome 1, odDysAvar1.4, whole genome shotgun sequence genomic DNA includes:
- the LOC136241789 gene encoding uncharacterized protein, whose amino-acid sequence MSGKDLLYEHEEFIREKIEKERWTHKRLSLHLQYKFPGKRGLTVASLDRFCRETDIHKTSRLTSTEVDEVVTTTVSEVGAVYGRRTLTGVLASKGIKVGERRVGDSLRIVSPEYSQARRGSVARLTNPGIYRADYFGQKLHIDQNEKNVMFGITHVCAVDGFSRKIVAFSTMPIKNNYIVYETVYRQTICQYGMWDQLRVDQGKEWYLMLYMQEYLTEHRRNPHASPYLQTTSTQNHVVERMWVEINTRINYPIKSVLIEMLENQEINMEDGGVKFCVSWYGIQVSQVGTETFVAGWNEHRITGRGIPNILMMENNQTKSIDHHLVPEADEAGRLYEENGGRLTVFSNFGQDPLEQREDLKSIRMERFKEQWPSFETIFHSLVNGNKANFRDGLLCFIDLTMQLKTQIS is encoded by the exons ATGTCAGGGAAGGATTTATTGTATGAGCATGAAGAATTCATCAGGGAGAAGATCGAAAAAGAACGATGGACGCACAAAAGACTTAGTCTGCACTTGCAGTACAAGTTTCCTGGCAAGAGAGGGCTGACCGTGGCCTCTTTGGACAG ATTTTGTCGCGAAACAGACATACATAAAACCAGCAGGCTCACTTCAACTGAAGTGGATGAAGTTGTGACTACAACTGTCAGCGAG GTGGGCGCCGTGTACGGACGTCGGACACTGACTGGAGTGTTGGCATCCAAAGGTATCAAAGTCGGAGAGAGGAGAGTAGGTGACTCTTTAAGGATCGTCTCACCTGAATATTCCCAAGCCAGAAGAGGATCAGTTGCTCGGCTCACAAACCCTGGCATATACAGGGCAGATTATTTTGGTCAAAAATTGCACATTGACCAGAATGAAAAAAATGTTATGTTTGGAATAACTCATGTATGTGCAGTGGACGGATTCAGCAGGAAAATTGTTGCATTTAGTACAATGCCCATTAAAAACAACTACATTGTATACGAGACAGTGTACAG ACAGACCATATGCCAGTATGGAATGTGGGATCAACTCCGTGTAGACCAGGGAAAAGAATGGTATCTTATGCTGTATATGCAGGAATATCTGACAGAACACAGAAGGAATCCTCATGCGTCACCCTATTTGCAAACTACTTCAACCCAA AACCATGTGGTGGAAAGGATGTGGGTCGAGATAAACACAAGGATAAACTATCCTATTAAGAGTGTATTAATAGAAATGTTAGAAAATCAAGAAATCAACATGGAAGATGGTGGTGTCAAATTTTGCGTGTCCTGGTACGGCATCCAAGTTAGCCAAGTAGGGACAGAAACATTTGTGGCTGGTTGGAACGAGCATAGGATCACAG GGAGAGGGATTCCAAACATTTTGATGATGGAAAATAACCAAACAAAGTCCATAGACCACCACCTTGTCCCAGAGGCTGATGAAGCTGGCAGACTATATGAAGAAAACGGAGGCCGATTGACTGTATTCAGTAACTTCGGACAAGATCCCCTGGAACAAAGGGAGGATTTGAAGAGTATTAGGATGGAGAGATTTAAGGAACAGTGGCCAAGCTTTGAAACTATATTTCATAGTTTAGTGAATGGCAATAAAGCCAATTTCCGTGATGGACTTTTGTGTTTTATTGATTTAACAATGCAGCTAAAAACACAAATATCATGA